Proteins encoded within one genomic window of Macaca thibetana thibetana isolate TM-01 chromosome 3, ASM2454274v1, whole genome shotgun sequence:
- the LOC126950870 gene encoding peptidyl-prolyl cis-trans isomerase A-like has product MDNPTMFFDLTVGSEPSDHVSFELFAEKIPKTAENICALSTEEKGFGYKGPCFHRIIPGFMCQGGDFTHCNGTGGKSIYGEKFEDENIILKHPGLGILSMANSGPNTNYSQFFICTAKTGWLDGKHVVFGKVKEGMNIVEAMELFGCRNVKTSKKTTIDDCGQLW; this is encoded by the coding sequence ATGGACAACCCCACCATGTTCTTCGACCTTACTGTCGGCAGCGAGCCCTCGGACCACGTCTCCTTCGAGCTGTTTGCAGAAAAGattccaaagacagcagaaaacaTTTGTGCTCTGAGCACTGAAGAGAAAGGATTTGGTTATAAGGGTCcctgctttcacagaattattccagggtttatgTGTCAGGGTGGTGACTTCACACACTGTAATGGCACTGGTGGCAAGTCCATCTACGGGGAGAAATTTGAAGATGAGAACATTATCCTGAAGCATCCAGGTCTCGGTATCTTGTCCATGGCAAATTCCGGACCCAATACAAACTattcccagtttttcatctgcactgccaAGACGGGGTGGTTGGATGGCAAGCATGTAGTCTTTGGCAAggtgaaagaaggcatgaatattGTGGAGGCCATGGAGCTCTTTGGATGCAGGAATGTCAAGACCAGCAAGAAGACCACCATAGATGACTGTGGACAGCTCTGGTaa